In a single window of the Elaeis guineensis isolate ETL-2024a chromosome 4, EG11, whole genome shotgun sequence genome:
- the LOC105042571 gene encoding uncharacterized protein: MADSPRMRYSQSPSPDRRHSGSRSRGRSRSRSRTPIPRSRSRSGSRGRDDSLNPGNTLYVTGLSSRVTERDLEYHFSKEGKVKGCFLVVEPRTRVSRGFAFVTMDTVEDADRCVKYLNQSVLEGRYITVEKSRRKRPRTPTPGNYLGVKSTRDTRDRYDRDRYRGGYGRDDYGGGYHRSPRRSPYRGGRGYSPRRSPYGGRSRRERSRSIPYSPYISPDRGYGRRANVYARNTSLVWDNPDVRMLG, encoded by the exons ATG GCGGATTCTCCGCGCATGAG GTATTCACAGTCCCCTTCTCCTGATAGGAGGCACTCTGGATCAAGATCTAGGGGTCGGTCTCGGTCTAGGTCTCGAACACCCATTCCCAGATCACGATCGCGCTCTGGAAGCCGTGGCAG GGATGATTCACTAAATCCTGGAAATACTCTATATGTAACGGGCCTGTCTAGTAGAGTCACAGAAAGAGACCTTGAGTATCACTTCTCCAAGGAGGGCAAG GTTAAGGGATGCTTTCTCGTTGTTGAACCACGAACTCGTGTCTCTCGTGGTTTTGCATTTGTGACCATGGATACAGTTGAGGACGCTGACCGCTGTGTCAAGTATCTCAATCAGTCAGTTTTGGAGGGCCGATACATAACTGTGGAGAAG TCGAGAAGAAAAAGGCCACGGACGCCTACACCTGGAAACTACCTTGGAGTGAAAAGCACCCGAGATACCC GAGATCGTTATGACCGTGACAGGTACCGTGGAGGATATGGTCGTGATGACTATGGTGGTGGGTACCATAGATCACCAAGACGCTCACCATATCGAGGTGGTCGAGGTTACTCCCCTCGTCGGTCACCTTATGGTGGTAGATCAAGAAGGGAGCGGTCAAGATCTATTCCTTATTCTCCATATATAAGTCCAGATAGAGGCTATGGTCGTCGTGCAAATGTTTATGCCAG GAACACTAGTTTGGTATGGGACAATCCTGATGTTAGAATGCTGGGTTAG